The following proteins are encoded in a genomic region of Pyxicephalus adspersus chromosome 9, UCB_Pads_2.0, whole genome shotgun sequence:
- the LOC140338322 gene encoding uncharacterized protein produces the protein MKTSWTCTRLGLFLLVLTFPRVTGTNDFDVPKQFQNLAHCKSVMSQNERRSENLRYGSENLQLWAEASMQEDDNVIQQIASSSANRNNANNLAEIPPFDVIDNEIIIQFGSDDTVRRAADYLFKKETREARPKILLEWDELQNQFKILQHENTNAIEITENTKLTVVGHGGQRKGEVSVGGETANQLSNIIVKLQGDTSPVHWTTKQGRIREISIVSCDTGAGEQGEAFVKKFLLGMKNGKITVGSVSVRTAKVIVDKDGSKVTFDIEDPDVSSRHNPAHKRIFYLDKDNNLIEISDTNERSSDWQNIWDLDVEYDPLARNNIPNDPLFYKGEDNIIYHMSDDFIAEFMKYTIEQRFGTEVDTQGLTTEVLNIYRVSGDETVTVSTVDSPNGLLNNIKDIIQTANNKRRELLQQYQQELNQYGINIDNNINIKDTWKQVDEQVTINKELFENMQKIFTWERDARILMDQKSKLRKIQSIRSAIKSEMENSVKYFRFKNYIYSINMNDFYANLYGTTDQTLINEEFKRITKEQHVTYSEMSAMINTRNFVDMAKIWISGGQNQIGKINPYDGMAVLATHISEVVRNPDMFITNLQLWDLHTSWSQFRHNNPMTRGLTWSGNQAAIGLNYETADQNMKEQIREETLSVMKQWTTRTNRNQYFTSNQNNLEQPKEMTLNDVKTKLENVIHPLDNINFQRQIRPMPLSEDIKNDLLTIEKQVRESSLDTELHLKMMEDKIQLAEKINEKIREQTPEDQSKYQKIKLVERYEEGVKIVLQDKQNPSETKEILIPGMKDNLKSEDVLNSYFEESHSVSSKINHGLGIYGTLMGFQAVSQMLAEGRKWEGGVMLAQGAHGLSELAGVNAAVGDFVNNIAQKSIAKISTELEATVAAEFTSKLSEVGSVAREVPVLSAAFTVFNIYEDLKQDSPIGIVDAMLDETIFISSLAGPEVLPLTVALTIIRLLIDPLYNEIRHELGALPPNASRLDKFVAVIKGVGLAIRDLANSFLDVLKQINIFGIIYNVYSLEQEHRRSMDTVHKLQTAENYFKILDEKDSSTCHKKLDFTQGEMSAYGGNLRVELTDHNSMIVTLTDPVTSQRIEKEILFEKDCETEDFVLGIGEAVDIKMKQKSATIFWFIPVKTEEVISSMTLDDRSLHGTYLGNAKPNRFFAVQQNIIKGLSYTLDKYNYELYGRDGNDVFFLGPQLSFVHGGNGQDVYFIPLDGGKTEICNQAPDKQMDLLVFNIPFQQINGRKIGNDLKFFYNNLHEIQIKKWFCGEEYQHMHFKSSDGCLFDLGQVQLDGKINLRAMTLDFSNQESSKSINLQDSPWKTVVSVIGTDFDDTIDGNDLNNVIQGRSGANTIAGREGKDMYIIQEKESCETIDNFANDGLIDIVELPVEFQRLNVILIPPDSLKIWDSNKKICVILKDWKRGWQWQHIIFKTKDLVVFQVSNTTAEPQINPLILDYSDSKEGVVLSLNSIPGNEHIMTVIGSPFYDTIEGNSAANFIQKGRGGGTLTGGDGSDTYIIDCAPDTFYINNYAEDEAMDVLYIKEKYANLRFHTMKVNFHKYFENPFPLNLGFDRVISNREGCKIVLKDWIIFEKSRHLQIRTEDGVIFTLPYIPSGAKPVIYAVDNSRDTLPMDVLDTRSGVYEGVTKIIGPPRYIEIFGNAKDNYIDPGTNGALMTGEDGSDTYQLRKNYPGKYDINNYANDHKIDYLVLDINFKDIQYAVQMADDPAHGTVKHVVLTAPSSAKWQCRLLQFGTSENYRHLIVKTNDVWFTFSKGTLGVQLLFSDYRLFNKELHLNLSVGILHSLPTVYGSLLERNFIDGNSLENTIMGGKNTDVIFGADGNDTLQGSDGKDYLSGGPGDDQVHGGEGDDFILGEAGNDLIYPGPGADSVYGGTGSDTLLFLGNISSKSGVFVNLHLGFGSGADAEGDLYFGMENILGTSYGDILIGNDEDNYLSGGGGNDLIQPMGGYDVLHGGEGRDVYNLIDAMGTKMINNFAMDGQEDLIYFDHSDLLQITRSRSNDNQELSFFYRTESQARLQIMLKNWYKSEKYQHLAFKDFDFSKIIDQYWYPYLVIWHRNRTVS, from the coding sequence ATAGCATCCAGCTCTGCAAACAGAAATAATGCCAACAATTTGGCAGAAATACCACCATTTGATGTTATCGACAATGAAATTATTATCCAATTTGGATCAGATGACACTGTCCGTAGAGCTGCTGATTACTTGTTCAAAAAGGAAACAAGAGAAGCCCGTCCAAAAATTCTCCTAGAATGGGACGAGTTGcaaaatcagtttaaaatattgcaacatGAAAACACCAATGCTATTGAGATAACTGAAAACACCAAACTTACTGTGGTGGGCCATGGGGGACAAAGAAAAGGAGAAGTATCTGTGGGAGGGGAAACAGCAAATCAGCTGTCCAACATCATTGTAAAACTTCAGGGAGATACATCACCCGTACACTGGACCACAAAACAAGGCAGGATTAGAGAAATAAGTATAGTTTCTTGTGATACCGGAGCTGGAGAACAAGGGGAAGCTTTTGTCAAAAAGTTCTTGCTAGggatgaaaaatggaaaaattacgGTTGGATCAGTTTCAGTTCGCACAGCTAAGGTCATTGTAGATAAGGATGGTAGTAAAGTCACCTTTGACATAGAAGATCCAGATGTGTCGAGCAGACACAACCCAGCACACAAACGCATATTCTACTTGGACAAAGACAACAATCTTATAGAAATAAGTGATACAAATGAAAGAAGCTCAGATTGGCAAAACATTTGGGATCTTGATGTGGAGTACGACCCACTTGCTCGAAATAACATTCCAAATGATCCTCTGTTTTATAAAGGGGAGGATAATATTATCTACCATATGTCAGATGATTTCATTGCAGAGTTTATGAAATATACCATAGAACAACGTTTTGGAACAGAGGTTGATACTCAGGGTCTGACTACAGAAGTTCTGAATATATATAGAGTGTCTGGGGATGAAACTGTTACCGTTTCAACTGTAGACAGCCCGAATGgattgttaaataatattaaggATATTATACaaactgcaaataataaaagaagagaaCTACTACAACAATATCAACAAGAATTAAATCAATATGGCATAAACAtagataacaatataaatataaaagacacatggAAGCAAGTAGATGAGCAAGTGACAATTAACAAAGAGCTTtttgaaaacatgcaaaaaattttCACCTGGGAAAGAGATGCTAGGATATTGATGGACCAAAAGAGCAAACTTAGGAAAATCCAGAGTATTCGTAGTGCAATTAAAAGTGAAATGGAAAACTCTGTAAAATATTTTCGTTTTAAAAATTACATCTATAGCATAAATATGAATGATTTTTATGCAAACCTATATGGGACAACAGACCAAACTCTCATTAATGAAGAATTTAAGAGAATTACTAAAGAACAGCATGTTACCTATAGTGAAATGAGCGCGATGATAAACACAAGAAATTTTGTGGATATGGCAAAAATATGGATCAGTGGTGGGCAAAATCAGATTGGGAAGATTAATCCTTACGATGGAATGGCTGTTCTGGCTACTCACATATCTGAAGTTGTCAGAAACCCAGATATGTTTATCACTAATCTCCAACTGTGGGATTTGCACACATCATGGAGTCAGTTTCGTCATAATAACCCAATGACAAGAGGGCTAACATGGTCTGGAAATCAAGCTGCTATAGGGCTAAACTACGAGACAGCCGATCAGAACATGAAGGAGCAAATTAGAGAGGAAACTCTATCTGTTATGAAGCAATGGACAACCCGAACAAACAGAAATCAATACTTCACCAGTAACCAAAATAATTTGGAACAACCAAAAGAGATGACATTGaatgatgtaaaaacaaaacttgaGAACGTAATTCATCCACTGGACAACATAAACTTTCAGAGACAAATAAGGCCAATGCCTTTATCTGAAGATATAAAAAATGATCTTCTAACCATTGAAAAGCAAGTGAGAGAGAGTTCTCTTGACACAGAATTACACTTAAAGATGATGGAAGACAAAATACAACTTGcggaaaaaataaatgaaaaaatcagAGAACAGACACCCGAGGATCAGTCCAAATACCAGAAAATAAAGTTGGTTGAGAGATATGAAGAAGGTGTCAAAATAGTATTGCAGGATAAGCAAAACCCTTCAGAAACAAAGGAGATTTTGATACCTGGCATGAAAGACAATTTAAAATCAGAAGATGTTCTTAATTCTTATTTTGAGGAAAGCCATTCAGTTTCCAGCAAAATAAATCATGGTTTGGGAATCTATGGGACTTTGATGGGGTTTCAAGCTGTAAGCCAAATGTTGGCTGAAGGAAGAAAATGGGAAGGAGGTGTCATGTTAGCACAGGGTGCACATGGACTTTCTGAACTGGCTGGTGTCAATGCAGCAGTTGGTGATTTTGTTAATAACATTGCTCAAAAATCCATAGCCAAGATCTCAACAGAGCTGGAGGCAACTGTAGCAGCGGAGTTTACAAGTAAGTTATCTGAAGTTGGTAGTGTTGCTAGAGAAGTTCCAGTCCTCTCAGCtgcttttactgtttttaatatatatgaggATCTTAAGCAAGACAGCCCAATAGGAATAGTGGATGCAATGCTTGATGAAACTATATTTATATCATCCCTGGCTGGGCCAGAAGTTCTTCCACTAACTGTAGCTTTAACTATAATTCGCTTACTTATTGATCCACTTTACAATGAAATAAGACACGAGCTTGGGGCTTTACCTCCAAATGCCAGTAGATTGGACAAATTTGTGGCTGTCATTAAAGGGGTTGGTCTAGCCATAAGAGACCTAGCAAACAGTTTTCTGGATGTCCTGAAACAGATAAACATATTTGGAATAATCTACAATGTTTACAGTTTAGAACAGGAGCATAGAAGGAGCATGGACACTGTGCACAAGCTGCAAactgctgaaaattattttaagatctTGGATGAAAAGGATAGCAGTACATGCCACAAAAAGTTAGATTTTACTCAAGGAGAAATGTCTGCCTATGGTGGAAACCTCAGAGTGGAGCTAACAGACCACAACTCAATGATTGTTACACTCACTGATCCAGTAACATCACAAAGAATTGAAAAAGAGATTTTGTTTGAGAAAGATTGTGAAACTGAGGATTTTGTTTTGGGGATTGGAGAAGCTGTAgatattaaaatgaaacagaaaagtgCAACAATTTTTTGGTTTATTCCTGTAAAAACAGAAGAGGTTATTTCTTCTATGACTTTAGATGATAGATCATTACACGGCACCTACCTGGGTAATGCAAAACCAAATCGCTTCTTTGCTGTGCAGCAAAATATCATCAAAGGCCTTTCTTACACTCTTGATAAATATAATTATGAGCTTTATGGGAGAGATGGcaatgatgttttctttttaggtCCACAACTGAGTTTTGTTCATGGTGGGAATGGTCAAGATGTCTATTTTATACCACTTGATGGAGGAAAAACCGAGATTTGTAATCAAGCTCCTGACAAACAGATGGACCTTTTAGTTTTCAACATTCCATTTCAACAAATAAATGGAAGAAAGATTGGCAATGATCTCAAGTTCTTTTACAACAATCTTCATgaaatacagattaaaaaatggttttgtggAGAAGAATATCAACATATGCACTTTAAAAGTTCAGATGGATGTCTATTTGATCTTGGACAAGTCCAGTTGGATGGAAAAATTAATTTACGGGCCATGACTCTGGATTTTTCAAATCAGGAGTCTTCCAAAAGTATTAACCTCCAAGACTCACCTTGGAAAACAGTAGTCTCTGTCATAGGAACTGATTTTGATGATACTATAGATGGAAATGACCTGAATAATGTGATTCAAGGACGAAGTGGAGCAAATACCATTGCTGGTCGAGAGGGTAAAGACATGTATATCATACAGGAGAAGGAGAGCTGTGAAACCATTGATAATTTTGCAAACGATGGCCTAATAGATATAGTTGAGTTGCCTGTAGAGTTTCAAAGATTAAACGTGATTCTTATACCTCCAGATTCTCTGAAGATATGggattccaataaaaaaatctgtgtcaTCCTCAAGGACTGGAAGAGAGGATGGCAGTGGCAGCACATCATATTCAAAACCAAAGATCTAGTGGTGTTTCAGGTTTCCAACACAACAGCAGAACCTCAAATCAACCCACTGATTTTAGACTATAGTGACTCTAAAGAAGGAGTTGTTTTAAGTTTAAATTCCATTCCAGGAAATGAACATATAATGACTGTAATTGGCTCCCCATTCTATGATACAATTGAAGGAAACAGTGCAGCAAACTTTATTCAGAAAGGACGAGGTGGAGGCACTTTAACAGGAGGGGATGGCAGTGATACTTATATAATTGATTGTGCCCCAGATACCttctatattaataattatgcAGAAGATGAAGCAATGGATGTCCTTTATATTAAGGAGAAGTACGCCAATCTGAGATTCCACACTATGAAAGTAAacttccataaatattttgaaaatcctTTTCCATTAAATCTGGGATTTGATCGTGTGATTTCTAATAGAGAAGGTTGCAAAATTGTGTTGAAGGATTGGATCATATTCGAAAAATCCAGACATTTACAGATTAGGACAGAGGATGGAGTAATATTTACATTACCTTACATACCCAGTGGAGCCAAACCCGTTATATATGCTGTGGATAACTCTAGAGATACATTACCGATGGATGTTCTTGACACTAGGTCTGGCGTATATGAAGGCGTGACCAAGATAATTGGGCCTCCTAGATACATTGAAATATTTGGGAACGCAAAAGACAACTACATTGACCCAGGGACAAATGGAGCATTAATgacaggtgaagatggcagcgacACCTACCAACTAAGAAAGAATTACCCGGGCAAGTATGACATCAACAACTATGCAAATGACCATAAAATTGATTATCTTGTTCTTGACATCAACTTTAAAGATATTCAGTATGCAGTACAAATGGCAGATGATCCAGCTCATGGCACTGTTAAGCATGTGGTGCTAACCGCTCCTTCCTCTGCTAAATGGCAGTGTCGCCTTCTTCAATTCGGAACAAGTGAAAATTATAGACATTTGATAGTGAAGACCAATGATGTGTGGTTCACCTTTTCAAAGGGGACCCTGGGggtacaattattattttcagattaCAGGCTTTTCAATAAAGAGTTACATCTCAATCTCTCAGTGGGGATTCTTCATTCTTTGCCAACGGTGTATGGATCTCTCTTGGAAAGAAACTTTATTGATGGAAATTCTTTGGAGAACACAATTATGGGTGGCAAAAATACAGACGTAATCTTTGGTGCTGATGGAAATGATACTCTCCAAGGGTCAGATGGAAAAGACTATCTTTCAGGTGGACCAGGGGATGACCAGGTTCatggaggagaaggagatgaCTTTATTCTGGGTGAAGCAGGAAATGACCTTATCTATCCAGGTCCAGGAGCTGATAGTGTTTATGGAGGCACAGGGTCAGATACCTTATTGTTCTTAGGGAACATCAGTAGTAAATCTGGTGTGTTTGTAAATTTGCACCTCGGGTTTGGATCAGGCGCAGATGCTGAGGGTGACCTCTACTTCGGAATGGAGAATATACTGGGTACCAGTTATGGTGACATTCTTATAGGAAATGATGAGGACAACTACCTCAGTGGTGGAGGAGGCAATGATCTTATCCAGCCAATGGGTGGATATGATGTTCTTCACGGAGGAGAAGGACGAGATGTGTATAACCTTATAGATGCCATGGGCACCAAAATGATAAATAACTTTGCCATGGATGGACAAGAGGACCTGATCTACTTTGACCATTCTGACCTTTTACAAATTACTAGATCACGATCTAATGATAACCAggagctttcctttttttatagaacagaatcTCAAGCAAGGCTTCAAATCATGCTCAAAAACTGGTACAAGTCAGAAAAATACCAACATCTAGCTTTTAAAGATTTCGATTTCAGTAAAATTATAGATCAATACTGGTACCCCTATCTCGTGATATGGCACAGAAATAGAACAGTATCATGA